In uncultured Campylobacter sp., a genomic segment contains:
- a CDS encoding threonine/serine exporter family protein, translating into MFELFIATLIDGAFAAVAGLGFAYASSPPKRTLAFCALLAAFAHASRFWIMQMGFFNISVATLIVSFLSGILGMLFAKRLKVPAEIIAFPALLPMVPGVYAYKGILALFSFLNEPNIAKKNEYLIIFFDNAITTTTVSLALGVGVSVVLILFYDQSLMITRGAKCDLATRKPSEK; encoded by the coding sequence ATGTTTGAGCTTTTTATCGCGACGCTTATAGACGGCGCTTTTGCGGCGGTAGCGGGGCTTGGCTTTGCCTACGCTAGCTCTCCGCCAAAAAGGACTCTCGCGTTTTGCGCGCTACTTGCGGCATTTGCGCACGCTAGTCGCTTTTGGATCATGCAGATGGGATTTTTTAACATCAGCGTCGCCACCCTTATCGTCTCTTTTTTAAGCGGGATTTTAGGTATGCTATTTGCCAAACGGCTAAAAGTGCCGGCTGAAATCATCGCGTTTCCCGCGCTTTTGCCGATGGTGCCGGGAGTTTACGCGTACAAGGGCATTTTGGCGCTGTTTTCGTTTCTAAACGAGCCTAATATCGCTAAGAAAAACGAATACCTAATCATATTTTTTGATAATGCGATCACGACTACGACGGTCTCGCTAGCGCTTGGCGTCGGGGTTTCGGTGGTGCTTATTTTATTTTACGATCAGTCTTTGATGATTACTCGCGGTGCCAAGTGCGATCTGGCGACGAGAAAGCCCAGCGAAAAGTAA